The segment GTCGTCACCAACGGCGCCCGCCTCACGGACGAAGCCCTCGACCACTTCGTGCAGCGCGAGTACGGCGTCGGCATCTCCATCGACGGCCCGCCCGGAATCAACTCCGCCAACCGGCTCCTCCTGGGTGGCCAGCCCGCCGACGACCGGATCCGCCGCAACGTCGGCCGCCTGGTCGCGGCCAAGGGCCTGCACGTCGGATGCAACCTCACCCCCACGGCATCGAACATCGGGCGTCTGGCCGAGACCGTGCGGTGGATCATCGACGACCTCGGCCTGAAGTTCATCTACGTCAACACCCCCATCCCCACGGGGGGTGAGTGGCGAGTCAACGGCGCCGATCTGGCCCGCGAGCTGTACGAGGCCCGCCTGACCGCGCTCGGCAGGGGCGGGATGCTCTTCTCCGTCCTCGACCGCGCGTTTCAGGCTCTCGACACCCGCCGGCCGATGCTGTTCGACCACATGCAGGGCGACCGCAGCCTGAACGCCGCCCTGCTGCCCGGCAACCGGGTCAGCGTCTGCGACATCAACTTCACCGAGCCCTCGTTCCTCCACACCGTCGACGAGCTCCGCCAAAACCCCGGCCTGCTGGCCGCTGCGGCCAAGAAAGTCGCCCCGATCCCCGCCTGCGGCGACTGCCCGGCCCTGGCCATCTGCGGCGGACCGTCCCGAAACGAGCAGGCCCTCATCGGCGGCGACACCCCGGACCCGCAGATGTGCGCCTTCTACACCAGCACCGTGGCCATCGCGGTCTGGGACAACACGGGGGTGCAATGAGCACGCCCGCCCGCACAGCGCTGGTCTCGACGGCCGGCCACTGCAAGGTCGCCTGCGGTT is part of the Streptomyces sp. NBC_00250 genome and harbors:
- a CDS encoding radical SAM protein — encoded protein: MAAPLQLWGKYFQYDRAGEAVLLDPVTLESVLLDSGEVADLAGVSPTATHEALAGLGFTQDGPAADRREALHNRLNALGFDPTPQRISGLRVVLTDRCNMACTYCFVDTNSGKPDMTEEELATGLEFLFEQNAGREEVSIQWFGGEPTIRFDLMKYGDELADTLAARHGVARVRRTVVTNGARLTDEALDHFVQREYGVGISIDGPPGINSANRLLLGGQPADDRIRRNVGRLVAAKGLHVGCNLTPTASNIGRLAETVRWIIDDLGLKFIYVNTPIPTGGEWRVNGADLARELYEARLTALGRGGMLFSVLDRAFQALDTRRPMLFDHMQGDRSLNAALLPGNRVSVCDINFTEPSFLHTVDELRQNPGLLAAAAKKVAPIPACGDCPALAICGGPSRNEQALIGGDTPDPQMCAFYTSTVAIAVWDNTGVQ